One region of Deltaproteobacteria bacterium genomic DNA includes:
- the yihA gene encoding ribosome biogenesis GTP-binding protein YihA/YsxC, whose translation MNVEFLTSAFKEGQYPPADRPEIAFAGRSNVGKSSLINTLVNRKKLARTSATPGRTQSINFFRFGESLYLVDLPGYGFARVPVKVKQSWQQMVESYLKSRETLKAVIVILDIRRDPAAGDIDLLHWLNHYQIAPIIVLTKADKLSRQQARQRAALIAGALAGMSPDEPILFSAKTRQGREEIWKQVRASAGLFP comes from the coding sequence ATGAATGTCGAATTTCTCACAAGCGCCTTCAAAGAGGGGCAGTACCCGCCGGCGGATAGGCCGGAGATCGCCTTTGCGGGCCGGTCCAATGTGGGCAAGTCTTCCCTTATCAATACCCTGGTCAATCGGAAGAAGCTGGCCAGGACCAGCGCCACCCCGGGGAGGACCCAGTCCATCAATTTTTTCCGTTTCGGCGAATCCCTCTATTTAGTGGACCTGCCCGGCTATGGATTTGCCCGTGTTCCGGTCAAGGTCAAGCAGTCGTGGCAGCAGATGGTGGAAAGCTATCTGAAAAGCAGGGAAACCCTGAAGGCGGTGATCGTGATCCTGGATATCCGAAGGGACCCCGCGGCCGGGGACATAGATCTTCTTCACTGGTTGAATCACTATCAGATTGCCCCTATTATCGTGCTCACCAAGGCAGACAAGCTCTCCCGGCAGCAGGCGAGGCAACGCGCCGCGCTTATTGCGGGAGCGCTTGCCGGGATGTCTCCTGACGAACCGATCCTCTTTTCGGCAAAGACCCGACAGGGGAGGGAGGAGATCTGGAAACAGGTCAGGGCCTCTGCCGGTCTGTTTCCATAA